The Daucus carota subsp. sativus chromosome 7, DH1 v3.0, whole genome shotgun sequence genome window below encodes:
- the LOC108195411 gene encoding uncharacterized protein LOC108195411, which yields MASFSVEDFVGDGCLKELLPKLLEEGWDDVPTLKIMNSDDMKVINMTQQQKDALELRSYVHDRALMQYADKLEASQKCLPELLNLSSADLYLQFGMKRGHLARFLQRTSNEYAADPLPASMTRPSRQRTITPSRNDSIYKSGLMSINSRKLQSMVRSGPAGNSVAYDVTIEQSLSDFKMKDGQIFKGIVAAVPDEPRGCGCVQSPPIIETVAPYSVIDNISVQKLTPEYKIGMERLVKTKTPPMKASELWRSKPAVLLCLRRPGCIMCRAEAHKLYARKPIFDALGIQLYAVLHEHIEAEVKDFWPRYWGGVVLLDKSREFFKALGGGRLLKDKFVSGFLLNPRAIANYKRAKAMGMDSNFRGEGEIKGGLFIVGKGKSGIAYQFIERNFGDWAPIAEVIEICARLQNQHHSHEGESTRSLQESEYV from the exons ATGGCTTCTTTTTCCGTGGAGGATTTTGTTGGCGATGGATGTCTGAAAGAATTGCTTCCGAAGCTGTTAGAAGAAGGCTGGGATGATGTCCCAACTTTGAAGATTATGAATTCGGATGATATGAAAGTCATAAACATGACTCAACAACAAAAG GATGCACTAGAATTAAGATCATATGTTCATGATCGCGCCTTGATGCAATATGCAGACAAGCTGGAGGCCTCGCAAAAATGTCTCCCAGAGCTACTAAATTTGAGTTCAGCAGATCTGTACTTACAATTTGGCATGAAAAGAGGTCATCTTGCACGTTTCTTACAAAGAACCAGTAATGAATATGCAGCAGATCCTCTGCCAGCGTCAATGACACGTCCGAGTAGACAAAGAACTATAACGCCATCTAGGAATGATAGTATTTACAAGAGCGGACTTATGTCTATCAACTCCAGAAAATTGCAGAGTATGGTAAGATCAGGACCCGCAGGCAATAGTGTGGCTTATGATGTAACGATTGAACAGTCCTTATCTGATTTTAAAATGAAAGACGGACAAATCTTTAAGGGAATTGTGGCCGCGGTACCTGATGAACCTAGAGGATGTGGTTGTGTACAGTCCCCACCTATTATTGAAACTGTTGCGCCATACTCTGTGATTGATAATATCTCCGTCCAAAAGTTAACTCCAGAATACAAAATTGGGATGGAGCGTCTGGTAAAAACAAAGACACCTCCGATGAAAGCCTCAGAACTTTGGCGTAGCAAACCAGCTGTGCTTCTCTGCCTTCGGAGGCCTGG GTGCATCATGTGCCGAGCTGAAGCACACAAGCTATATGCAAGAAAACCAATATTCGACGCACTTGGGATTCAGTTATATGCAGTTCTTCACGAGCACATAGAAGCCGAG GTTAAGGATTTCTGGCCAAGATATTGGGGTGGCGTCGTACTTCTTGACAAGAGCAGGGAATTTTTCAAGGCCTTAGGTGGTGGGAGGCTGTTGAAAGACAAGTTTGTCTCCGGATTTCTGCTCAACCCTCGAGCCATCGCGAACTACAAGCGTGCAAAGGCAATGGGAATGGACTCGAACTTCAGAGGAGAAGGCGAGATCAAGGGAGGACTATTTATTGTTGGCAAAGGCAAAAGTGGAATCGCATACCAGTTCATAGAAAGGAATTTTGGAGACTGGGCACCTATTGCAGAAGTCATCGAAATCTGTGCTCGGCTTCAG AATCAACACCACAGTCATGAAGGGGAGTCTACCAGATCACTGCAGGAATCTGaatatgtttaa
- the LOC108196815 gene encoding transcription factor bHLH49 isoform X1, translated as MDRGSPDKNKAEERNEDSRKYNAAEVPTDWRLSGANLTNASMGLIPAENRMGICKADLMESSSCSTASMVDSFCATIWDQPTTDSQNMGFCDVNVQNITSSSSRFEFRKDNLGPPRTDLEQAIDMGWNPNNPTLKETMLLPTSTRMVPQSLSQFPTDSGFIERAARFSCFSGGNFSNLANPFTIPESMSPYTRGPAPMQGTQEVLAGSRLNSLSVGQSQINEMSTAELSKDDIMPIEHGPRRGSPINIERSNSFLRSNDQAKQALCEPGNESDEAEFSGGGAQAEPSALGSGGTPAKTHGFKKRKRIGQQESELDQVRGASVTPEATNDDSDIQRKGDQNPTSTISKPGGKHGKQGSQASDSNKEEYIHVRARRGQATNSHSLAERVRREKISERMKFLQDLVPGCSKVTGKAVMLDEIINYVQSLQRQVEFLSMKLATVNPRLDFNIEGLLAKDILHSRAGPSSTLGFHPGMSMPYAPMHLPQTGLIPAGLSGMGPSPDELRRSLTSHLTSMNGGYKEPNPQVPNVWEDELHNIVQMGLNSNITLDEEDLQGPLQTAHMKAEL; from the exons ATGGATAGGGGGAGCCCAGATAAAAATAAGGCTGAGGAAAGGAATGAGGATTCTAGGAAGTATAATGCAGCAGAGGTGCCAACAGATTGGCGACTTAGTGGTGCAAATCTAACGAATGCATCAATGGGATTGATTCCCGCTGAAAATCGCATGGGAATTTGTAAGGCAGATCTAATGGAGTCTTCTTCGTGTTCCACTGCATCTATGGTGGATtcattttgtgctactatttggGATCAACCAACAACTGATTCGCAGAACATGGGATTTTGTGATGTGAATGTGCAAAATATTACCAGCTCATCGAGTAGATTTGAATTTAGGAAAGACAATCTGGGCCCTCCAAGAACTGATCTAGAGCAGGCCATAGATATGGGCTGGAATCCAAATAATCCAACGTTGAAAGAGACCATGCTTTTACCAACGTCCACTAGGATGGTTCCTCAGAGCTTATCTCAGTTTCCAACAGATTCCGGGTTCATTGAGCGGGCAGCCAGGTTCTCATGTTTCAGTGGAGGAAATTTTAGTAATTTAGCAAACCCATTTACCATTCCAGAATCCATGAGTCCTTATACTAGAGGACCGGCACCGATGCAAGGAACACAGGAAGTTCTTGCAGGCAGTAGACTGAACTCATTATCTGTAGGGCAGTCCCAGATAAATGAGATGAGTACGGCTGAACTCTCCAAGGATGATATAATGCCTATAGAGCATGGACCTAGAAGAGGGAGCCCGATTAATATTGAGAGAAGTAACAGCTTTCTGAGGTCTAATGATCAAGCAAAGCAAGCTTTGTGTGAGCCCGGTAATGAGTCAGATGAAGCTGAGTTTAGTGGTGGGGGTGCTCAAGCTGAGCCTTCAGCATTGGGAAGTGGAGGAACTCCTGCCAAGACACATGGCttcaaaaaaaggaaaagaattgGCCAG CAGGAATCTGAGCTTGACCAAGTCAGGGGTGCTTCAGTTACACCTGAAGCTACAAATGATGACTCAGATATTCAACGGAAGGGTGACCAGAATCCAACTTCAACTATTAGTAAGCCTGGTGGTAAACATGGTAAACAGGGATCTCAGGCTTCTGATTCAAACAAGGAAGAATACATACATGTTCGAGCAAGAAGAGGGCAGGCAACCAATAGTCATAGTCTTGCCGAAAGA GTGAGAAGGGAGAAGATTAGTGAAAGAATGAAGTTTCTTCAGGATCTTGTACCAGGTTGCAGCAAG GTCACTGGTAAAGCAGTAATGCTGGATGAAATCATTAATTATGTTCAATCACTACAACGACAAGTTGAG TTTCTCTCTATGAAGCTTGCAACAGTTAATCCTCGGCTGGATTTTAACATTGAAGGGCTTTTAGCGAAAGAT ATCCTTCACTCCCGAGCTGGTCCTTCATCTACACTTGGCTTTCATCCTGGCATGTCTATGCCTTATGCTCCGATGCATCTGCCACAAACTGGACTAATTCCAGCTGGTCTCTCTGGCATGGGACCATCTCCAGATGAACTCCGGAGAAGCCTTACTTCCCATTTGACTTCCATGAATGGGGGATACAAAGAGCCTAATCCTCAG GTACCAAATGTCTGGGAGGATGAGCTCCACAATATAGTGCAAATGGGCCTTAATTCTAATATTACCCTGGATGAAGAAGATTTACAAG GGCCTCTGCAAACAGCCCATATGAAAGCTGAACTCTGA
- the LOC108196815 gene encoding transcription factor bHLH49 isoform X2 produces MDRGSPDKNKAEERNEDSRKYNAAEVPTDWRLSGANLTNASMGLIPAENRMGICKADLMESSSCSTASMVDSFCATIWDQPTTDSQNMGFCDVNVQNITSSSSRFEFRKDNLGPPRTDLEQAIDMGWNPNNPTLKETMLLPTSTRMVPQSLSQFPTDSGFIERAARFSCFSGGNFSNLANPFTIPESMSPYTRGPAPMQGTQEVLAGSRLNSLSVGQSQINEMSTAELSKDDIMPIEHGPRRGSPINIERSNSFLRSNDQAKQALCEPGNESDEAEFSGGGAQAEPSALGSGGTPAKTHGFKKRKRIGQESELDQVRGASVTPEATNDDSDIQRKGDQNPTSTISKPGGKHGKQGSQASDSNKEEYIHVRARRGQATNSHSLAERVRREKISERMKFLQDLVPGCSKVTGKAVMLDEIINYVQSLQRQVEFLSMKLATVNPRLDFNIEGLLAKDILHSRAGPSSTLGFHPGMSMPYAPMHLPQTGLIPAGLSGMGPSPDELRRSLTSHLTSMNGGYKEPNPQVPNVWEDELHNIVQMGLNSNITLDEEDLQGPLQTAHMKAEL; encoded by the exons ATGGATAGGGGGAGCCCAGATAAAAATAAGGCTGAGGAAAGGAATGAGGATTCTAGGAAGTATAATGCAGCAGAGGTGCCAACAGATTGGCGACTTAGTGGTGCAAATCTAACGAATGCATCAATGGGATTGATTCCCGCTGAAAATCGCATGGGAATTTGTAAGGCAGATCTAATGGAGTCTTCTTCGTGTTCCACTGCATCTATGGTGGATtcattttgtgctactatttggGATCAACCAACAACTGATTCGCAGAACATGGGATTTTGTGATGTGAATGTGCAAAATATTACCAGCTCATCGAGTAGATTTGAATTTAGGAAAGACAATCTGGGCCCTCCAAGAACTGATCTAGAGCAGGCCATAGATATGGGCTGGAATCCAAATAATCCAACGTTGAAAGAGACCATGCTTTTACCAACGTCCACTAGGATGGTTCCTCAGAGCTTATCTCAGTTTCCAACAGATTCCGGGTTCATTGAGCGGGCAGCCAGGTTCTCATGTTTCAGTGGAGGAAATTTTAGTAATTTAGCAAACCCATTTACCATTCCAGAATCCATGAGTCCTTATACTAGAGGACCGGCACCGATGCAAGGAACACAGGAAGTTCTTGCAGGCAGTAGACTGAACTCATTATCTGTAGGGCAGTCCCAGATAAATGAGATGAGTACGGCTGAACTCTCCAAGGATGATATAATGCCTATAGAGCATGGACCTAGAAGAGGGAGCCCGATTAATATTGAGAGAAGTAACAGCTTTCTGAGGTCTAATGATCAAGCAAAGCAAGCTTTGTGTGAGCCCGGTAATGAGTCAGATGAAGCTGAGTTTAGTGGTGGGGGTGCTCAAGCTGAGCCTTCAGCATTGGGAAGTGGAGGAACTCCTGCCAAGACACATGGCttcaaaaaaaggaaaagaattgGCCAG GAATCTGAGCTTGACCAAGTCAGGGGTGCTTCAGTTACACCTGAAGCTACAAATGATGACTCAGATATTCAACGGAAGGGTGACCAGAATCCAACTTCAACTATTAGTAAGCCTGGTGGTAAACATGGTAAACAGGGATCTCAGGCTTCTGATTCAAACAAGGAAGAATACATACATGTTCGAGCAAGAAGAGGGCAGGCAACCAATAGTCATAGTCTTGCCGAAAGA GTGAGAAGGGAGAAGATTAGTGAAAGAATGAAGTTTCTTCAGGATCTTGTACCAGGTTGCAGCAAG GTCACTGGTAAAGCAGTAATGCTGGATGAAATCATTAATTATGTTCAATCACTACAACGACAAGTTGAG TTTCTCTCTATGAAGCTTGCAACAGTTAATCCTCGGCTGGATTTTAACATTGAAGGGCTTTTAGCGAAAGAT ATCCTTCACTCCCGAGCTGGTCCTTCATCTACACTTGGCTTTCATCCTGGCATGTCTATGCCTTATGCTCCGATGCATCTGCCACAAACTGGACTAATTCCAGCTGGTCTCTCTGGCATGGGACCATCTCCAGATGAACTCCGGAGAAGCCTTACTTCCCATTTGACTTCCATGAATGGGGGATACAAAGAGCCTAATCCTCAG GTACCAAATGTCTGGGAGGATGAGCTCCACAATATAGTGCAAATGGGCCTTAATTCTAATATTACCCTGGATGAAGAAGATTTACAAG GGCCTCTGCAAACAGCCCATATGAAAGCTGAACTCTGA